One region of Pseudoalteromonas luteoviolacea genomic DNA includes:
- a CDS encoding FecR family protein, translating to MTKPNDVFSRIDTDLNTTSSKQLIEQQAAHWLLIQDELDLDQKAQFEQWLIIDPEHERIYRSLEEALSLVEQVPVAQSSDPEVLVEQLNNSSKVTMSTDKSAVNHHVYRWFAVAASVMLICMLGWFGLEQQEVSPVIAQQIYQTETAQVETYQLVDGSVVTLGPDSKLLVSISNQARSLKLLSGEGYFDVVSDKARPFVVSSEQVNITVIGTEFNVRFNPSSIQVAVAEGQVEVELQDKHAKLQAGEVIIADHNRGLSQLTSIDPRLIDDWQQGQLIYHDAPLNHIVAQLNRYYVGQIIVVGDTVEQLRVTASFSTQDIPSVIQDLAAMLSLQYTQSGDTWLLTKPAMVKTN from the coding sequence ATGACTAAACCTAATGATGTTTTCAGTCGTATTGACACAGATTTAAATACAACATCTTCGAAGCAACTTATCGAACAACAGGCTGCCCACTGGTTGCTGATTCAAGATGAACTGGATCTAGACCAAAAAGCGCAATTTGAACAGTGGCTGATCATAGACCCTGAACATGAGCGTATTTATAGAAGCCTAGAGGAAGCGCTTTCATTGGTAGAGCAAGTACCGGTGGCACAAAGCTCAGATCCTGAAGTACTTGTTGAGCAATTAAACAATTCGTCAAAAGTAACAATGAGTACTGATAAATCAGCAGTGAATCACCACGTGTATCGCTGGTTTGCTGTAGCGGCGAGTGTCATGTTGATATGTATGCTGGGTTGGTTTGGGCTAGAGCAACAAGAGGTGAGCCCTGTAATAGCACAGCAGATATATCAAACTGAAACAGCGCAAGTGGAAACCTACCAGTTAGTCGATGGCAGTGTGGTGACGCTTGGCCCAGATAGTAAGTTGTTGGTGTCTATCTCAAATCAAGCACGGTCATTGAAGTTACTTTCCGGTGAGGGGTATTTTGATGTTGTTAGCGATAAAGCTCGACCCTTTGTTGTCTCTTCTGAGCAAGTGAATATTACTGTTATAGGCACAGAGTTTAATGTGCGTTTCAACCCAAGCTCGATTCAAGTGGCGGTTGCTGAGGGGCAAGTTGAAGTGGAGCTGCAAGACAAGCATGCCAAACTTCAAGCAGGAGAGGTCATTATTGCAGACCACAACAGGGGGTTGAGTCAATTAACTTCTATTGACCCGAGGTTGATTGATGATTGGCAGCAAGGCCAGTTGATTTATCATGATGCACCCCTTAACCATATTGTCGCTCAGCTAAACCGATATTACGTTGGTCAGATCATTGTGGTTGGTGACACTGTTGAACAGCTGAGAGTCACAGCCTCATTTTCAACCCAAGATATTCCGTCTGTGATACAAGATCTGGCTGCGATGTTGTCACTACAATACACGCAGTCAGGGGACACATGGTTGCTTACTAAGCCTGCCATGGTTAAAACGAATTAA
- a CDS encoding RNA polymerase sigma factor: MSETVKTTSKISHLKSHLLTSLYHKYRQEICAFLKSKFGEPPDSEDIVQATFERFSRLEHQDKIENHRAFLYKMAQNLVLDFKRSEKTRQRYIDEQISDPDVSLDDREPSFVLNNKQKLALIDKALMQLPAQQRQLFLLNRVHQMSYAEIARRCDMSQTEVKRQVAKAVLICSNALNHQTKVSAND, from the coding sequence TTGTCTGAGACAGTAAAGACAACATCAAAAATAAGCCATTTAAAAAGTCATCTGCTCACTAGTTTGTACCACAAATACCGCCAGGAAATTTGTGCTTTTTTAAAAAGTAAGTTTGGCGAGCCACCGGATTCGGAAGATATAGTACAAGCAACATTTGAGCGCTTTTCCCGGCTTGAGCATCAAGACAAAATCGAAAATCACCGTGCATTTTTGTATAAAATGGCGCAAAACTTGGTGTTAGACTTTAAGCGCTCAGAAAAAACAAGACAGCGTTATATTGACGAACAAATCTCGGATCCGGATGTCAGTTTGGATGACAGAGAGCCCTCATTTGTTTTAAACAATAAGCAAAAATTGGCATTGATAGATAAAGCGTTGATGCAGCTTCCCGCGCAGCAGCGACAATTATTCCTGCTCAACAGGGTTCATCAAATGTCTTATGCCGAAATTGCCAGACGGTGCGACATGTCGCAAACAGAAGTAAAGCGCCAGGTCGCTAAAGCAGTGCTTATTTGCAGTAATGCGTTAAATCACCAGACAAAGGTAAGTGCTAATGACTAA
- a CDS encoding TonB-dependent receptor: MRNLFLLLSGLQLSTLATASEQGLRVDIEPQPLVQALFYVAKQSEQSILTQPALLKGYQTAQVKGQFTLDELLQILLKDTDLKVKQASSGYIVYRPKQAHGAKRKKRKSGSKNNSEIERVSVLGQKGASTEAVWLKHNYQVGLVDLIAADDIGELPDINVADSYRRIVGVHTINDSDEGQLVTVRGVQSGMNSVTLDGMSLASDRQHTRGVNLETIPASSVGQLWLYKTPDVSFNGNSVGAVMDLKSYSAFDKRSPHFRFDAELSQYSYQDVPDDDDKVGLNIRSQYSRVFGQDSQFGLVAFGMYSEKSRDQSNLSNQYHANKEGEAFISRSRQSAYSNVWVRQGGSIKLEAVPTEQSYGFWHSYYYQQTENEPRNSFAFEQVPRTPVKVSRNQAEIEQADLVLDTIYRDTARRQLGSHIHFKNELNSRQYLSFDVAYSEASSDRQDEESVWQSASNPEEYHLLGYQYTGFDSNRHWSVNDPRFSQSPRAIKLDEFELQRRENNNTILDSRVLYSWHANGSKLGWSVKSGLRYTHSKVRSNRDVYRYDVKKDISIGKLVGDSRYSLDAFGLNLPWLPNEYVSNYFHKNLNDFELNNNASEFASLRHDFNSVDKVSAAHLELINQSDGWRWSIGARYESWQQETQGQDINMNTRSVTPNDLALKDSQWLGVLRGRYDITDNWRIFASVGQSVARPDYFASNNLNSVNERRDYTVIKRSDPNLKTSLAESWDLSTEYYWRDGNLASMALFKKYIDDTAVDTRTVLGEQDNRVILEQKSNYGQSEVNGVELSLTLQDWSAWSKHLRGFGLVANATILSHEVCYEIPNQAVSCLDYQFGQADKTANVIAHYRFGGSKTEIRLGYHYAGEYSPYQPLPLTAQTREVWQAFSQWDMQLRYDVNKNWVMKAKVRNLTNEKRRSMTGEHQHMLASEIEFGRSVWFGFSYRG, translated from the coding sequence ATGCGAAATCTATTTTTATTGTTGAGTGGTCTGCAGTTAAGCACATTAGCAACTGCAAGTGAGCAAGGTCTTCGTGTTGATATTGAGCCTCAGCCCCTAGTCCAAGCGTTATTTTATGTGGCTAAGCAAAGTGAGCAATCTATTTTAACTCAGCCAGCTTTACTTAAAGGCTACCAAACGGCACAAGTGAAAGGCCAATTTACACTTGATGAACTACTTCAAATATTGCTTAAAGACACTGACCTTAAAGTTAAGCAAGCAAGTTCTGGCTACATTGTGTACCGGCCAAAACAGGCACATGGTGCGAAAAGGAAAAAGCGCAAATCTGGGTCTAAGAATAACAGTGAGATCGAAAGAGTAAGCGTATTAGGTCAAAAGGGGGCAAGCACTGAGGCGGTGTGGCTAAAGCATAACTACCAGGTAGGCCTAGTTGATTTAATCGCTGCGGATGATATTGGCGAGCTGCCGGATATTAATGTCGCTGATTCATATCGCCGCATCGTGGGTGTGCACACCATTAATGATTCGGATGAGGGCCAGCTAGTGACTGTTCGGGGGGTGCAATCAGGCATGAACTCCGTCACGCTAGATGGCATGTCGCTCGCCAGTGACAGGCAGCACACTCGAGGTGTCAATTTAGAAACTATTCCGGCATCTTCTGTGGGTCAGTTGTGGTTGTATAAAACCCCTGATGTGAGCTTTAACGGCAACTCTGTTGGGGCGGTAATGGATCTTAAGAGTTACAGCGCTTTTGATAAACGGTCTCCACACTTCAGGTTTGATGCTGAACTATCTCAGTATAGTTATCAAGATGTGCCCGATGATGACGACAAAGTGGGCTTAAATATTCGTAGCCAGTACAGCCGTGTTTTTGGGCAAGACTCACAGTTCGGTTTGGTTGCATTTGGTATGTACTCAGAAAAATCACGAGATCAAAGCAACCTCAGTAATCAATATCATGCTAATAAAGAAGGGGAAGCGTTTATTAGTCGCTCCCGCCAATCGGCATATTCAAATGTTTGGGTACGTCAGGGCGGTTCAATCAAGCTTGAAGCGGTTCCAACAGAACAAAGCTATGGGTTTTGGCATAGCTATTACTACCAACAAACAGAGAATGAGCCGCGTAATAGCTTTGCATTTGAGCAAGTGCCAAGAACGCCAGTAAAAGTAAGCCGAAATCAGGCTGAGATCGAACAGGCTGATTTGGTTCTGGATACCATCTACAGAGACACTGCACGTAGACAGCTTGGCAGTCACATACACTTTAAAAATGAGCTTAATTCACGTCAGTACCTCAGCTTTGATGTTGCTTATAGTGAAGCGAGTTCAGATAGGCAAGATGAAGAAAGCGTGTGGCAAAGCGCAAGCAACCCAGAAGAATATCACTTGTTGGGGTATCAATATACTGGGTTCGACAGTAATAGGCACTGGTCAGTAAACGACCCTCGTTTTTCACAGAGCCCTCGTGCCATCAAGCTTGACGAATTTGAGCTACAACGCAGAGAAAATAACAACACCATATTGGACTCACGAGTATTATATAGCTGGCATGCCAACGGCAGTAAGCTTGGTTGGAGCGTAAAATCTGGACTGCGTTATACACACAGCAAGGTGCGATCTAATAGAGATGTATACCGATATGATGTCAAAAAAGATATCTCAATTGGTAAGCTTGTCGGTGATAGTAGGTATTCACTAGATGCTTTTGGACTTAATTTACCTTGGTTGCCTAATGAGTATGTAAGTAATTACTTTCATAAAAATCTCAACGATTTTGAGTTAAACAACAATGCCAGTGAGTTTGCAAGTTTGAGGCATGACTTTAATAGCGTCGATAAAGTCAGTGCTGCACATCTTGAGTTAATTAACCAATCTGATGGGTGGCGCTGGTCTATCGGTGCTCGTTACGAATCATGGCAGCAAGAAACGCAAGGGCAAGATATTAATATGAACACCCGAAGCGTCACGCCAAATGATCTTGCTCTGAAGGATTCACAGTGGTTGGGCGTATTGCGCGGTCGTTATGATATAACTGACAATTGGCGCATATTTGCCAGTGTTGGGCAAAGCGTTGCGAGACCTGATTATTTTGCCAGCAATAACCTAAATTCTGTGAATGAAAGACGCGACTATACTGTTATCAAACGAAGCGATCCAAACTTAAAAACCAGCCTTGCAGAGAGTTGGGATTTATCAACTGAGTATTATTGGCGAGATGGCAATCTGGCCTCAATGGCGCTATTTAAAAAGTATATTGATGACACCGCAGTGGATACGCGTACTGTACTGGGTGAGCAAGATAACCGAGTGATACTTGAGCAAAAGTCTAACTATGGTCAATCTGAAGTCAATGGCGTTGAATTGAGTTTAACACTGCAGGATTGGTCTGCGTGGTCAAAACACCTTAGAGGTTTCGGGCTGGTGGCAAATGCGACGATTTTATCTCATGAGGTGTGCTATGAAATACCCAATCAAGCAGTGTCTTGCTTAGACTATCAATTTGGCCAAGCTGATAAAACGGCGAATGTGATTGCACATTATCGATTTGGTGGCAGCAAAACAGAGATCCGTTTGGGCTATCACTACGCAGGTGAGTACTCACCTTATCAGCCGTTGCCGCTTACTGCTCAAACCCGAGAGGTGTGGCAAGCCTTTTCACAATGGGACATGCAGCTTCGCTATGACGTTAACAAAAACTGGGTGATGAAAGCCAAAGTGCGTAATCTCACCAACGAAAAGCGTCGCAGTATGACAGGTGAACACCAGCACATGTTGGCCAGTGAAATTGAATTTGGCCGCTCTGTTTGGTTTGGGTTTTCTTACCGAGGATAA